The [Pseudomonas] carboxydohydrogena genome includes a window with the following:
- the argG gene encoding argininosuccinate synthase: MSTILKNLPKGENVGIAFSGGLDTSAALLWMKQKGARVFAYTANLGQPDEADYEEIPRKAREFGAEKARLVDCRTQLVHEGIAAIQSGAFHVSTGGIAYFNTTPLGRAVTGTMLVSAMKEDGVNIWGDGSTYKGNDIERFYRYGLLTNPNLRIYKPWLDQQFIDELGGRAEMSAFMTAHGFAYKMSAEKAYSTDSNLLGATHEAKDLEQLDSGIKIVNPIMGVPFWRDDCAVKAEKVSVRFEEGQPVALNGKTYPDPVALFLEANAIGGRHGLGMSDQIENRIIEAKSRGIYEAPGMALLHIAYERLVTGIHNEDTIEQYRISGMRLGRLLYQGRWFDSQALMLRETAQRWVARAITGEVTLELRRGNDYSILNTESPNLTYAPERLSMEKVEDAPFTPADRIGQLTMRNLDISDTRGKLNLYTKTGLLSAEPGAHIPRLGSDKS, from the coding sequence ATGAGCACGATTCTGAAAAACCTCCCCAAGGGAGAAAATGTCGGTATCGCGTTCTCGGGCGGGCTCGACACCAGCGCGGCGCTGCTCTGGATGAAACAGAAGGGCGCGCGCGTGTTCGCCTATACCGCCAATCTTGGGCAGCCGGACGAGGCCGACTACGAGGAGATTCCGCGTAAAGCGCGAGAGTTCGGCGCCGAGAAGGCGCGGCTTGTCGATTGCCGCACGCAACTGGTTCATGAGGGCATCGCCGCGATTCAGTCCGGCGCATTCCATGTCTCGACCGGCGGCATCGCCTATTTCAACACCACGCCGCTCGGCCGCGCCGTCACCGGCACGATGCTGGTCTCGGCCATGAAGGAGGACGGCGTCAACATCTGGGGCGACGGCTCGACCTACAAGGGCAACGACATCGAGCGGTTCTACCGCTACGGCCTGCTGACCAATCCGAATCTGCGCATCTACAAACCCTGGCTCGATCAGCAGTTCATCGACGAACTGGGCGGCCGCGCCGAAATGTCGGCGTTCATGACCGCGCATGGTTTCGCCTACAAGATGAGCGCTGAGAAGGCATATTCGACCGACAGCAATCTCCTCGGCGCGACCCACGAGGCCAAGGATCTCGAACAACTCGACAGCGGCATCAAGATCGTCAATCCGATCATGGGCGTGCCGTTCTGGCGCGACGATTGCGCCGTGAAGGCCGAGAAGGTTTCGGTGCGGTTCGAGGAAGGCCAGCCTGTCGCGCTGAACGGCAAGACTTATCCCGATCCCGTCGCGCTGTTTCTTGAGGCCAATGCCATCGGCGGTCGCCATGGCCTCGGTATGAGCGACCAGATCGAGAACCGCATCATCGAGGCGAAGAGCCGCGGCATCTATGAAGCGCCGGGCATGGCGCTGTTGCACATCGCCTATGAGCGTCTCGTCACCGGCATTCACAACGAAGACACCATCGAGCAGTATCGCATCAGCGGCATGCGGCTTGGCCGTCTTCTGTATCAGGGGCGGTGGTTCGACTCGCAGGCGCTGATGCTGCGCGAGACCGCGCAGCGCTGGGTGGCGCGCGCGATCACCGGCGAGGTGACGCTGGAGCTACGCCGCGGCAACGACTATTCGATCCTCAATACCGAGAGCCCGAACCTGACCTATGCGCCGGAGCGGCTGAGCATGGAGAAGGTCGAGGACGCGCCGTTCACGCCCGCAGACCGCATCGGCCAGTTGACGATGCGCAATCTCGACATTTCCGACACGCGCGGCAAGCTCAACCTCTATACCAAGACCGGTTTGCTCTCGGCCGAGCCCGGCGCTCACATCCCCAGGCTCGGCAGCGACAAGAGCTGA
- a CDS encoding class I SAM-dependent methyltransferase: protein MNDVAGQIHHAAARGYTSKAEVYAQGRPDYPPEIVDWLQKQLGVGAGQTAVDLGAGTGKFTRYLAATGARIIAVEPVKQMREQLAKRLPGIEVLEGTATAIPLPDNSADALTCAQSFHWFATKATLAEFHRVLKPWGKLALVWNRRDESVPWVAQLRDIIAPYQGDTPRFTSKTLSEVFPCDGFGPLHANRFPHPGHTGAPEDVIVNRFRSTSFIAALPPDEEARVVAAIRDLIASTPELAGKDSVTVPYDTVVYWTNRTG, encoded by the coding sequence ATGAACGATGTTGCCGGACAGATCCACCACGCCGCCGCCAGGGGTTACACCTCCAAGGCCGAGGTGTACGCGCAAGGCCGCCCCGACTATCCGCCCGAGATCGTGGACTGGCTACAAAAACAGCTCGGCGTCGGGGCCGGTCAAACCGCCGTGGACCTCGGCGCGGGCACCGGCAAGTTCACCCGCTATCTCGCCGCAACCGGCGCGCGAATCATCGCGGTGGAGCCGGTGAAGCAGATGCGCGAACAGCTTGCCAAGCGGTTGCCCGGGATCGAAGTCCTCGAAGGCACCGCCACCGCAATTCCGCTGCCCGACAATTCAGCCGATGCGCTGACCTGCGCGCAATCGTTTCACTGGTTCGCCACCAAGGCGACGCTCGCCGAATTCCATCGCGTGCTGAAGCCATGGGGCAAACTCGCGCTCGTCTGGAACAGGCGCGACGAGTCCGTGCCGTGGGTCGCCCAATTGAGGGACATCATCGCCCCGTATCAGGGAGATACGCCACGCTTCACTTCAAAGACCCTGAGCGAGGTGTTTCCATGCGACGGATTCGGACCGCTGCATGCGAACCGCTTTCCCCATCCGGGTCATACCGGCGCGCCTGAGGATGTGATCGTCAACCGTTTCCGCTCGACGAGCTTTATCGCGGCGCTGCCGCCCGATGAGGAGGCCCGTGTTGTCGCCGCCATCCGCGACCTGATCGCCTCGACACCCGAACTTGCGGGCAAGGACAGCGTCACCGTTCCCTACGACACAGTCGTCTACTGGACGAACAGGACGGGTTAG
- a CDS encoding ArnT family glycosyltransferase, whose amino-acid sequence MSLAPQTEVRGRQVELFAALVVALTVVRLAGLHFSVVDLFFDESQYWAWAQAPDFGYFSKPPLLAWIIGASQAICGASEACIRAPSPLLHGATAFLIYAIAQRLFSARAAFWSGLIYLLAPGIVFSTRIISTDVPLLFCWALALLAFVELRSKPRWTWAVVLGVAIGFGMLAKYAMIYFVACAALAALMDEDSRRLWRTPQLWSALAIAIVVLSPNLMWNAANGFVTFKHTGDNARGHGLVFSLPQVAEFLASQFVVMGFITFGVFLALLVRPRQYFRDANLRMLMAFALPPVAIIAAVAFLTHANANWAAPSAIAMTILATAVLVMEDRRGWLMASVVIGLVVQAVLLTGDHIADRVTIPGIRNGDVYARTMGWHRLGDDVAVTAKAHGAHGIAADTRDLVSSLIYYTRDSGLPVFAWPPSIVPSHEFDISRPLKATSPAPILFVTECPLPARLEAQFGSVTSLGPVTMVRGPTSRRSFSLFLLDQPKGVLGPLAGCG is encoded by the coding sequence ATGAGCCTCGCTCCTCAGACGGAGGTTCGCGGCAGGCAGGTTGAACTGTTCGCGGCTTTGGTCGTGGCGCTGACCGTTGTCCGCCTTGCCGGGCTGCATTTTTCTGTCGTGGATCTGTTCTTCGACGAGTCGCAATACTGGGCATGGGCGCAGGCCCCGGACTTCGGCTATTTCTCCAAGCCGCCGCTGCTTGCGTGGATCATCGGCGCGTCGCAGGCGATCTGTGGGGCATCGGAAGCCTGCATCCGCGCGCCGTCGCCGCTGTTGCACGGCGCCACGGCATTTCTGATTTATGCGATCGCGCAGAGGCTGTTCAGCGCCCGCGCCGCCTTCTGGTCGGGGCTGATCTATCTGCTGGCCCCGGGCATCGTGTTTTCGACGCGGATCATTTCCACCGACGTGCCGCTGCTGTTCTGCTGGGCGCTGGCGCTCCTCGCCTTCGTCGAATTGCGCAGCAAGCCACGCTGGACCTGGGCTGTCGTGCTCGGTGTGGCGATCGGCTTCGGCATGCTGGCGAAATACGCGATGATCTATTTTGTCGCCTGCGCCGCGCTGGCCGCGCTGATGGATGAAGACTCGCGGCGGCTGTGGCGCACGCCGCAGCTCTGGTCCGCGCTGGCGATCGCCATCGTGGTGCTGTCGCCCAACCTGATGTGGAACGCGGCGAACGGCTTCGTCACCTTCAAGCACACCGGCGACAATGCCCGCGGTCATGGTCTGGTGTTCAGTCTTCCGCAGGTTGCCGAATTTCTCGCCAGCCAGTTCGTCGTGATGGGCTTCATCACCTTCGGCGTCTTCCTCGCGCTGCTGGTGCGGCCGCGCCAGTATTTTCGCGATGCGAATCTGCGGATGCTGATGGCGTTCGCGTTGCCGCCGGTTGCGATCATCGCGGCGGTGGCTTTTCTCACCCATGCCAATGCCAACTGGGCCGCGCCATCGGCCATCGCCATGACCATCCTCGCGACCGCCGTGCTGGTGATGGAGGATCGCCGAGGCTGGCTGATGGCAAGCGTCGTTATCGGGCTCGTGGTGCAGGCCGTGCTGCTGACCGGCGATCATATCGCTGATCGCGTCACGATACCTGGCATCCGCAACGGTGACGTTTACGCCCGCACCATGGGATGGCATCGCCTCGGCGACGATGTTGCCGTCACCGCCAAGGCGCATGGCGCACATGGCATCGCGGCCGACACGCGCGATCTCGTCTCGTCGCTGATCTATTACACGCGCGACAGCGGGTTGCCGGTTTTCGCATGGCCGCCGTCGATCGTGCCGAGCCATGAATTCGATATTTCCCGGCCGCTGAAGGCGACGTCACCGGCGCCGATCCTGTTCGTCACGGAATGCCCGTTGCCGGCCCGGCTCGAAGCGCAGTTCGGCAGCGTCACGTCGCTCGGGCCGGTGACGATGGTGCGGGGGCCGACCTCGCGCCGCAGCTTCTCGCTGTTTCTGCTGGATCAGCCGAAGGGGGTGCTTGGGCCGCTCGCTGGCTGCGGCTAG
- a CDS encoding phosphatase PAP2 family protein, with the protein MNRTGLLIALAVGAVVGAVFGIFPQLDLKIAALFYDPVTRRFPMQASHMAGIARNAAMWVTWAFALPALVSLALKIVRPRRPMLISPRVTLFLTLSIILTAGIISNAGFKTYWGRPRPVATAEFGGPWQFKAWWDPSGQCPHNCSFYSGEATTAFWTYAPAALAPPQWRPLAYAAATVFGLATGLLRMAFGGHYFTDVIFGGVAAFLIVWLLHGIYYRWLWSMQSDEEIDARLTGWFLACFNAAGALFRRLRDRVVRKTDA; encoded by the coding sequence ATGAACAGGACGGGCCTTCTGATCGCTCTCGCCGTCGGTGCCGTCGTGGGCGCCGTGTTCGGCATATTTCCCCAACTCGATCTGAAGATCGCGGCGCTGTTTTACGATCCCGTGACCCGGCGTTTTCCGATGCAGGCCTCGCATATGGCCGGCATTGCGCGCAACGCGGCGATGTGGGTGACATGGGCGTTTGCATTGCCCGCGCTGGTGTCGCTGGCGCTGAAGATCGTGCGGCCGCGCCGCCCGATGTTGATTTCTCCGCGTGTCACCCTGTTTCTGACGCTCTCTATTATCCTCACCGCGGGGATCATCTCGAACGCCGGATTCAAGACCTATTGGGGACGGCCGCGTCCGGTGGCCACGGCCGAGTTCGGCGGGCCATGGCAGTTCAAGGCGTGGTGGGACCCGAGCGGACAATGCCCACACAACTGCTCGTTCTATTCGGGCGAGGCGACGACCGCGTTCTGGACCTACGCGCCCGCGGCACTTGCGCCGCCGCAATGGCGGCCGCTCGCTTATGCCGCCGCCACGGTGTTCGGTCTTGCGACCGGCCTTCTGCGCATGGCCTTCGGCGGCCATTATTTCACCGACGTGATCTTTGGCGGGGTGGCGGCGTTTCTGATCGTGTGGCTGCTGCACGGCATCTATTATCGCTGGCTATGGTCGATGCAGAGCGATGAGGAGATAGATGCCCGCCTCACCGGCTGGTTTCTGGCCTGCTTCAATGCGGCGGGCGCGCTGTTCCGGCGGCTGCGGGATCGCGTCGTCCGGAAGACGGACGCATGA